A genome region from Candidatus Krumholzibacteriia bacterium includes the following:
- a CDS encoding prolyl oligopeptidase family serine peptidase, whose protein sequence is MSHRILLALCAVVLLASCGKKSPETTPAPGGAAVAEGRSFQELTVRQIMQGPGIVGTAPTAPRFSADGNTVYFNWNSPARLDSMNATGPENAYDHWLDLEKDAGTWRLDIATQAIEKLADAVADTTVPDDSAWDRARRRRAEIRKGDVYLAERDGRTRRITATVAAESAVQISPDGETVWFRSGNDLFSVAWRGGPVRQITNLALADDPEAKKPSPQRQYLIDQQKELFVEFKDRGEKKDEAEPKKVYVGEGLEINRMLVSPSGKYVALAVTRPAGGDRDPIIPLAITKSGYVETEDVRSKVGDEQESQFVLFVDLEGDSLVRLADDDKSDEMTDKKPDEKIIEPMSWSPTDDDLLVRRISGDWHDRYFMVASPRQRGADGKVAARVLDRFHDEAWVDGPSFYETGAWMPDGKAIYFISEAEKWGHLYTVSLSGRKTQLTRGAYEVHDVFLDEQRDRWFVVSNEEFPGSRRVWSMNLDGSEKKLLTPSRGDYALTFSPEMDKAVVIHSTSTMPPELYLFNPDTGALDGPLTESTTAVFRSWSWLDPERIVFRASDGVGVPAHLFRPERFGGTPNRAGVIFIHGAGYLQNVLDSWSPYYREFMFNSMLAARGYTVLNIDYRASAGYGRDCRTAIYKHMGGRDLDDIIDGARLLVSDYGVEKNRVGTYGGSYGGFLTLMAMFKYPDDVASGAALRSVTDWAHYNHWYTVRILGTPVDDPEAYRRSSPIYFADGLRGNLVILHGLRDDNVLAADDVRLSQRLIELGKENWELALHPVERHGYQRAASWTDQMTRAFKLFERTLPAAAERPEN, encoded by the coding sequence ATGTCCCATCGAATCCTCCTGGCCCTGTGCGCGGTCGTTCTCCTCGCCTCCTGCGGCAAGAAGTCCCCGGAAACCACACCCGCTCCCGGGGGCGCTGCGGTCGCGGAGGGCAGGAGTTTCCAGGAACTCACCGTGCGCCAGATCATGCAGGGGCCGGGTATCGTGGGTACCGCGCCCACCGCACCCCGTTTCTCCGCCGACGGCAACACGGTCTACTTCAACTGGAACAGCCCCGCCCGCCTGGATTCCATGAACGCCACCGGTCCGGAGAACGCCTACGACCACTGGCTCGATCTGGAGAAGGACGCCGGCACCTGGCGCCTCGACATCGCCACCCAGGCCATCGAGAAGCTCGCCGACGCCGTGGCCGACACCACCGTGCCCGACGATTCCGCGTGGGACCGCGCGCGCCGTCGCCGGGCCGAGATCCGCAAGGGCGACGTCTACCTGGCGGAGCGGGACGGCCGCACGCGCCGCATCACCGCAACCGTGGCCGCGGAGAGCGCCGTGCAGATTTCTCCCGACGGCGAGACGGTGTGGTTCCGTTCCGGCAACGACCTGTTCTCGGTGGCGTGGCGGGGCGGCCCGGTGCGGCAGATCACCAACCTCGCCCTCGCCGATGACCCGGAGGCAAAGAAGCCGTCGCCGCAGCGCCAGTACCTGATCGACCAGCAGAAGGAACTGTTCGTCGAATTCAAGGATCGCGGCGAGAAGAAGGACGAAGCCGAGCCGAAGAAGGTCTACGTGGGCGAAGGGCTGGAGATCAACCGTATGCTGGTGTCGCCGAGCGGAAAGTACGTTGCGCTGGCGGTCACGCGTCCGGCCGGCGGCGACCGCGACCCCATCATTCCCCTCGCCATCACCAAGAGCGGTTACGTGGAGACGGAGGACGTCCGCTCCAAGGTGGGGGACGAGCAGGAGTCGCAGTTCGTGCTGTTCGTGGACCTGGAGGGTGACTCGCTGGTGCGCCTGGCGGACGACGACAAGTCGGACGAGATGACCGACAAGAAACCCGACGAGAAGATCATCGAGCCGATGTCATGGTCGCCCACCGACGACGACCTGCTGGTGCGCCGCATCTCGGGCGACTGGCACGACCGCTACTTCATGGTGGCGTCGCCGCGACAGCGCGGCGCGGACGGCAAGGTGGCCGCGCGCGTGCTGGACCGCTTCCACGACGAGGCCTGGGTGGATGGCCCGTCGTTCTACGAAACCGGGGCGTGGATGCCCGACGGCAAGGCCATCTACTTCATCAGCGAAGCGGAGAAGTGGGGCCACCTCTACACAGTGTCACTGTCGGGCCGCAAGACGCAGCTCACGCGCGGCGCGTACGAAGTGCACGACGTGTTCCTCGACGAACAGCGCGACCGCTGGTTCGTGGTCAGCAACGAGGAGTTTCCCGGCTCGCGGCGCGTGTGGAGCATGAATCTCGACGGCTCCGAAAAGAAGCTGCTCACCCCGTCGCGCGGCGACTACGCGCTCACCTTCTCGCCGGAGATGGACAAGGCGGTGGTCATTCACTCCACCAGCACCATGCCGCCGGAGTTGTACCTGTTCAACCCGGACACCGGCGCACTGGACGGGCCCCTGACGGAGTCGACCACCGCGGTGTTCCGAAGCTGGTCGTGGCTGGATCCGGAACGCATCGTGTTTCGTGCCTCCGACGGTGTCGGTGTTCCCGCACACCTCTTCAGGCCGGAACGCTTCGGCGGCACGCCCAACCGCGCCGGCGTGATCTTCATTCACGGTGCCGGCTATCTGCAGAACGTGCTCGACAGCTGGAGCCCGTACTATCGCGAGTTCATGTTCAACAGCATGCTCGCCGCGCGCGGCTACACGGTGCTCAACATCGACTACCGCGCGTCGGCCGGTTACGGGCGCGACTGCCGCACCGCCATCTACAAGCACATGGGCGGGCGCGATCTGGACGACATCATCGACGGCGCGCGCCTGTTGGTGAGCGACTACGGCGTGGAGAAGAACCGCGTGGGCACGTACGGCGGATCCTACGGCGGATTCCTCACCCTGATGGCGATGTTCAAGTATCCCGATGACGTGGCATCCGGGGCCGCGCTGCGCTCGGTCACCGACTGGGCGCACTACAACCACTGGTACACGGTTCGCATCCTGGGCACGCCGGTGGACGATCCCGAGGCGTACCGTCGCTCGTCGCCCATCTACTTTGCGGATGGTCTGCGGGGGAATCTGGTCATCCTGCACGGACTGCGCGACGACAACGTGCTGGCGGCCGACGATGTCCGCCTCTCGCAGCGGCTGATCGAGCTGGGGAAGGAGAACTGGGAGCTGGCCCTGCACCCGGTGGAGCGCCACGGGTACCAGCGCGCCGCCTCCTGGACGGACCAGATGACGAGGGCCTTCAAGCTGTTCGAGAGGACCCTCCCGGCGGCCGCCGAGCGGCCCGAAAATTAG
- the bcp gene encoding thioredoxin-dependent thiol peroxidase, producing the protein MIEAGKKAPDFTLTADDGSDVKLSALRGRPVILFFYPKADTPGUTAEACDFRDEIAAFKKKKAVVLGVSKDSVKAQAKFKAKYELPFSLLSDPDGAVCDAYGVLQDKSMYGKVFKGIVRSTFVIDADGKVAKIFQPVKVAGHAGAVLEEL; encoded by the coding sequence ATGATCGAAGCAGGCAAGAAGGCCCCCGACTTCACGCTCACCGCCGACGACGGCAGCGACGTCAAGCTGTCGGCGTTGCGCGGACGTCCCGTCATTCTGTTCTTCTACCCCAAGGCCGACACCCCCGGGTGAACGGCCGAAGCATGCGATTTCCGTGATGAGATCGCCGCATTCAAGAAGAAGAAGGCCGTCGTGCTCGGCGTGAGCAAGGACTCGGTCAAGGCCCAGGCGAAGTTCAAGGCCAAGTACGAACTCCCGTTTTCACTTCTGAGCGATCCCGACGGTGCCGTGTGCGATGCCTACGGCGTTCTGCAGGACAAGTCGATGTACGGGAAGGTATTCAAGGGCATCGTGCGCTCCACCTTCGTCATCGATGCCGACGGCAAGGTGGCAAAGATCTTCCAGCCGGTGAAAGTGGCCGGTCATGCAGGCGCGGTACTGGAGGAACTCTAA
- a CDS encoding aminotransferase class I/II-fold pyridoxal phosphate-dependent enzyme, which produces MQPTTRSMTASKNLRSSFNPALEDIRMSPIVSISEAARVRAVEYEKTGGRFVFFQRGEIDFPTPKFIVDAAKRGLDEGLTKYPRSGGENFFREAVARRLKIDHDADVDASQVVATYGGQEGLELSFKLFKSGAGFSPTWSCALENFVPFAQIDFKEVPLNADFSVDYDRVDDAVRGRDFFYLNNPQNPTGKVFTRDELTRIVEICTSHGAFVIADEAYEKIIYDGEHFSLSKLAQENIITVFTMSKAYSMTGWRIGYAVTRNAKVAKLLRLGNYTQTAGVTTFLQFAAAEAMNNVQESRAAIAAMNEEFRRRRDTLYEGLKDLPGITIDRPAGAFYMFPNFTRIIPSDLSGEARNHYIYDLLMENGIATVYGSCFGHHFTDNVRLSFSATPVPVINEAVERFRRIFG; this is translated from the coding sequence ATGCAACCGACCACCCGCTCCATGACCGCATCCAAGAATCTGCGCAGTTCGTTCAACCCCGCCCTGGAAGACATTCGTATGTCTCCCATCGTCTCCATCAGCGAGGCGGCGCGGGTGCGGGCGGTCGAGTATGAGAAGACGGGGGGCAGGTTCGTTTTCTTCCAGCGCGGCGAGATCGACTTCCCCACGCCGAAGTTCATCGTGGACGCCGCCAAGCGCGGGCTGGACGAGGGGCTCACCAAGTATCCCAGGTCCGGCGGCGAGAACTTCTTCCGCGAGGCGGTGGCGCGACGCCTGAAGATCGACCACGACGCCGACGTCGACGCGTCGCAGGTGGTCGCAACCTACGGCGGCCAGGAGGGGCTGGAGCTGTCGTTCAAGTTGTTCAAGAGCGGCGCGGGCTTCTCGCCCACGTGGAGTTGCGCGCTGGAGAACTTTGTTCCCTTCGCGCAGATCGACTTCAAGGAAGTGCCGCTCAACGCGGATTTCTCAGTGGACTACGACCGCGTCGATGATGCGGTGCGCGGGCGCGATTTCTTCTATCTCAACAATCCGCAAAATCCCACCGGCAAGGTGTTCACCCGGGATGAACTGACACGCATCGTGGAGATCTGCACCAGCCACGGTGCCTTCGTGATTGCGGACGAGGCCTACGAGAAGATCATCTATGACGGCGAGCACTTCTCGCTCTCCAAACTCGCGCAGGAGAACATCATCACGGTGTTCACCATGTCCAAGGCGTACTCAATGACGGGGTGGCGCATCGGCTACGCGGTGACGCGCAACGCAAAGGTGGCGAAACTGCTGCGCCTGGGCAACTACACGCAGACGGCGGGTGTGACCACCTTCCTGCAGTTCGCCGCCGCGGAAGCGATGAACAACGTGCAGGAGAGCCGCGCCGCCATCGCGGCCATGAACGAGGAGTTTCGGCGCCGCCGCGACACGCTCTACGAAGGCCTCAAGGACCTGCCCGGTATCACCATCGACCGTCCCGCGGGCGCGTTCTACATGTTCCCCAACTTCACCAGGATCATCCCGAGTGATCTCAGCGGCGAAGCCCGCAATCACTACATCTACGATTTGCTCATGGAGAACGGTATCGCCACGGTGTACGGCTCCTGCTTCGGGCACCACTTCACGGACAACGTGCGCCTGTCGTTCTCGGCCACACCGGTACCGGTGATCAATGAAGCGGTGGAACGCTTCCGCCGCATCTTCGGCTGA
- a CDS encoding dihydrofolate reductase family protein has translation MPKRNAATVSVNMAVSVDGRITTRTREHFALGSENDRRLMDELRAAADAVIVGAGTVRHDGWPMLIRYADLREKRVAAGRSPHPVNVVLSRALDLPIRARFFQTDQTERIVFTTRQAPVARVKRFGSVADVVVLPGRRLSPAAIVSQLHARGLRGLLLEGGGEVHFAFAEANLVDRLYVTITPRLIGGMGAPSLLDGKGFLQDSHQHLKLESLRREGDEIFLCYRVLHRRRDR, from the coding sequence ATGCCCAAACGAAACGCCGCAACCGTCTCCGTCAACATGGCCGTCAGCGTCGACGGGCGCATCACGACCCGCACCCGGGAGCACTTCGCCCTGGGCAGCGAGAACGACCGCCGCCTCATGGACGAGCTGCGCGCGGCCGCGGACGCCGTCATCGTGGGTGCCGGGACCGTGCGCCACGACGGCTGGCCCATGCTGATCCGCTACGCCGACCTGCGCGAGAAGCGCGTGGCGGCGGGGCGTTCTCCACACCCGGTGAACGTGGTATTGAGCCGCGCGCTCGACCTCCCCATCCGCGCCCGTTTCTTCCAGACCGACCAAACCGAGCGCATCGTGTTCACCACCCGGCAGGCCCCGGTGGCGCGCGTGAAACGCTTTGGCAGTGTGGCGGACGTGGTGGTGTTGCCGGGGCGGAGGCTCTCACCGGCGGCGATCGTGTCGCAGTTGCACGCGCGCGGGCTGCGCGGGCTGCTGCTGGAGGGCGGTGGAGAGGTGCACTTCGCCTTCGCGGAGGCGAACCTGGTGGACCGGCTCTACGTGACCATCACGCCGCGCCTGATCGGCGGCATGGGCGCGCCGTCACTGCTGGACGGCAAGGGCTTCCTGCAGGACAGCCACCAGCATCTCAAGCTGGAATCGCTGCGCCGCGAGGGTGACGAGATCTTCCTGTGCTATCGCGTGCTCCACCGGCGCCGGGACCGTTAG
- a CDS encoding PHP domain-containing protein — protein sequence MTTSEARIDLHTHSNNSDGVHAPSALIDLAKWKGISAISLCDHDSLEGYPELEAAARREGIEVLTGVELSCEHIGHDLHVLGYGVDRTSPPLQALLHDFRAARQRRGEQIVEKLAGQGIRIDIEKVMAKAAGGALGRPHIAAALVEAGLVPDFPQAFARYIGEGCPAYVEKYKMLPDEAVAAIHAAGGLAFVAHPGYYLEDEDAFRTMLQRGFDGVEVYHPYHQPAVIKRLLGIASDYNLLISGGSDFHGFAGRDNLGEPAVPYSLLEQIKEALHKRKPS from the coding sequence ATGACGACATCCGAAGCACGCATCGATCTCCACACGCACTCCAACAACTCGGATGGCGTTCACGCCCCCTCGGCCCTGATCGACCTGGCCAAGTGGAAGGGCATCTCCGCCATCTCCCTGTGCGACCACGACTCCCTGGAGGGGTACCCCGAGCTCGAAGCGGCGGCCCGTCGCGAGGGCATCGAGGTGCTCACCGGCGTCGAACTCAGCTGCGAGCACATCGGCCACGACCTGCACGTGCTGGGATACGGGGTCGACCGCACCAGCCCGCCGCTGCAGGCCCTGCTGCACGACTTTCGCGCCGCGCGCCAGCGGCGCGGGGAGCAGATCGTGGAGAAGCTGGCCGGGCAGGGAATCCGCATCGACATCGAGAAGGTGATGGCCAAGGCGGCGGGTGGCGCGCTGGGCCGCCCGCACATTGCGGCCGCGCTGGTGGAAGCCGGACTGGTGCCCGATTTTCCGCAGGCCTTCGCCAGGTACATCGGCGAGGGATGCCCCGCGTACGTCGAGAAGTACAAGATGCTCCCGGACGAGGCGGTGGCGGCGATCCACGCGGCAGGCGGACTGGCGTTCGTGGCGCACCCCGGTTACTACCTGGAGGACGAAGACGCGTTTCGAACCATGCTGCAGCGCGGATTCGACGGCGTAGAGGTCTACCACCCCTACCACCAGCCCGCGGTGATCAAGCGGTTGCTGGGAATCGCGAGCGACTACAACCTCCTGATTTCGGGGGGCTCGGACTTTCACGGCTTCGCCGGGCGCGACAACCTCGGCGAGCCGGCCGTTCCGTACTCGCTCCTCGAACAGATCAAGGAAGCACTCCACAAGAGGAAACCGTCATGA
- a CDS encoding Xaa-Pro peptidase family protein: MSRSKEKPYTILLYASSESDADVLYATGFHCPDPFIFIRTAAGKRIYVMSDLEIGRARSRSNAHRVLSLSHYTARVVERTGRIPGVADVIAEVFRELKIRSVTVSATAAAGIVEGLRENGVRVRVARGPLFPQRELKTPAEVAHIRRAMRATEAGLQAAIDLLRAATIRGGWVMSGGRRLTAEKLRQVLNAEIFARGCIPANTIVAAGRRGCDPHDVGGGAIRANQPIIIDVFPRSEATGYFADITRTVVKGTASDMVKDIYETVLAGQRLGLRMVRHGARSRDIHGAILDLFETRGFPTGEAKGRMQGFFHGTGHGLGLEIHEPPRIAMNDTRLKAGMVVTVEPGLYYHPVGGVRIEDTVLVTRTGIRNLTRFPKFLEIP, translated from the coding sequence GTGAGCCGTTCGAAGGAAAAGCCGTACACGATTCTACTATACGCGTCCAGCGAAAGCGATGCAGACGTTCTGTATGCAACCGGCTTTCACTGCCCGGACCCCTTCATCTTCATCCGCACCGCGGCCGGGAAACGCATCTACGTGATGAGCGATCTCGAAATCGGCCGGGCGCGGTCGCGGTCCAACGCGCACCGCGTGCTGTCGCTGTCCCACTACACGGCCCGCGTCGTGGAACGCACCGGCCGCATCCCAGGGGTGGCCGACGTGATCGCGGAGGTCTTTCGCGAACTCAAGATCCGCTCCGTCACCGTGTCCGCCACCGCCGCCGCCGGGATCGTCGAGGGGCTGCGCGAGAACGGAGTGCGCGTGCGCGTGGCCCGCGGCCCCCTGTTTCCCCAGCGCGAACTCAAGACGCCGGCCGAGGTGGCCCACATCCGGCGCGCCATGCGCGCCACCGAGGCAGGCCTGCAGGCGGCCATCGACCTGCTGCGCGCCGCCACCATCCGCGGCGGCTGGGTGATGAGCGGCGGGCGCCGGCTCACCGCGGAGAAGCTGCGCCAGGTGCTCAACGCGGAGATCTTCGCGCGCGGGTGCATCCCCGCCAACACCATTGTGGCGGCGGGGCGCCGCGGCTGCGACCCGCACGATGTCGGCGGCGGCGCGATTCGCGCCAACCAGCCCATCATCATCGACGTCTTCCCGCGTTCGGAGGCGACCGGCTACTTTGCCGACATCACGCGCACGGTGGTCAAGGGCACGGCCAGTGACATGGTGAAGGACATCTACGAGACCGTCCTCGCCGGCCAGCGTCTGGGGCTGCGCATGGTGCGCCACGGGGCCCGCTCGCGCGATATCCACGGGGCGATCCTCGACCTCTTCGAGACACGCGGGTTTCCCACCGGAGAGGCGAAGGGACGCATGCAGGGGTTCTTCCACGGCACCGGCCACGGTCTCGGGCTCGAGATCCACGAGCCCCCGCGCATCGCCATGAACGATACCCGGCTCAAGGCGGGGATGGTGGTGACGGTGGAACCCGGGCTCTACTACCACCCGGTGGGCGGGGTGCGCATCGAGGATACGGTGCTGGTCACACGCACCGGCATCCGCAACCTGACGCGCTTTCCGAAGTTCCTCGAGATTCCCTGA
- the uvrC gene encoding excinuclease ABC subunit UvrC → MDRNQDTQSLQEAAARFPSDPGVYVFKDEAGRVLYVGKARSLRTRIRSYFREGGDGRARIEFLVRRARALEYIVTETEQEALILENNLIKKHRPRYNVVFKDDKTYVNLRLNTDHAFPRLTVVRRPRRDGATYFGPFASAGSVRQTIRTIGRIFPMRTCTDAELASRTRPCLYYYIKRCPAPCVGRVSAQEYADTVKRVTMFLKGRNNELLKMLRDRMDLQSAERRYEAAARTRDQIHALQRVIERQRITSPQRAERDVFAAHQREERLVIQSLAVRDGEVSGGETFSFGSALEDTPVHLASFLNQYYQGGAQIPDEILLAGEIPGADALAKLLSDRAGRVVRIVVPRRGERADLVALATRNALVAFDEGRGGERNHELLEDLKELLSLEHYPRRIECFDISNIQGTRAVGSGVVFIDGEPVKGAYRKYKIRTVEGSDDTAMMREVLERRFSRGLKEGDLPDLLMVDGGRGQLNVALDVLQRLGADAVSAIGIAKVRGDGNRKIRGQERIHLPGHEDSILLDGASPALFLLERIRDEAHRFAISYHRTLRSRAMGESRLDSIPGVGQVLKQRLLAEFGSVERIRKAPLDVIAAVPGVSRRRAQAIKDALG, encoded by the coding sequence ATGGACAGGAATCAGGATACCCAATCGCTGCAGGAAGCCGCCGCCCGGTTTCCGTCTGACCCCGGCGTCTACGTCTTCAAGGACGAAGCGGGCCGCGTCCTGTACGTGGGGAAGGCGCGCTCGCTGCGCACGCGCATCCGCAGTTACTTCCGCGAGGGCGGTGACGGGCGCGCGCGCATCGAGTTTCTGGTTCGCCGCGCACGGGCGCTCGAGTACATCGTCACCGAAACCGAGCAGGAGGCGTTGATACTCGAGAACAACCTCATCAAGAAGCACCGGCCGCGCTACAACGTCGTCTTCAAGGACGACAAGACCTACGTCAACCTCCGCTTGAATACGGACCACGCCTTTCCGCGCCTCACGGTGGTGCGCCGGCCGCGCCGCGACGGCGCCACCTACTTCGGCCCCTTCGCCTCGGCGGGATCGGTGCGCCAGACCATCCGCACCATCGGCCGCATCTTTCCCATGCGCACCTGCACCGACGCCGAGCTGGCCAGCCGCACGCGCCCCTGCCTCTACTATTACATCAAGCGTTGTCCGGCGCCGTGTGTCGGGCGGGTGAGCGCGCAGGAGTACGCGGACACCGTCAAGCGCGTGACGATGTTCCTCAAGGGGCGCAACAACGAGCTGCTGAAGATGCTGCGCGACCGCATGGACCTGCAGTCCGCGGAGCGGCGCTACGAGGCAGCGGCGCGCACCCGCGACCAGATCCACGCCCTCCAGCGCGTCATCGAAAGACAGCGCATCACGTCGCCCCAGCGCGCGGAACGCGATGTGTTCGCCGCCCACCAGCGCGAGGAACGGCTGGTCATCCAGTCGCTGGCGGTGCGCGACGGCGAAGTGTCGGGGGGCGAGACGTTTTCGTTCGGAAGCGCGCTCGAGGACACGCCGGTGCACCTGGCGTCGTTCTTGAACCAGTACTACCAGGGCGGCGCGCAGATCCCCGACGAGATCCTGCTCGCCGGGGAGATTCCCGGCGCCGACGCGCTGGCAAAGCTGCTCAGCGACCGCGCGGGACGCGTCGTGCGCATCGTGGTTCCGCGGCGCGGCGAACGGGCCGACCTGGTCGCGCTCGCGACCAGGAATGCGCTCGTCGCGTTCGACGAGGGCCGGGGTGGCGAGCGCAACCACGAGCTCCTGGAGGACCTCAAGGAACTCCTCTCGCTGGAGCACTACCCGCGGCGCATCGAGTGTTTCGACATCTCCAACATCCAGGGCACGCGCGCGGTTGGTTCCGGGGTGGTGTTCATCGACGGTGAGCCGGTCAAGGGGGCGTACCGCAAGTACAAGATCCGCACGGTGGAGGGCTCCGACGACACCGCGATGATGCGCGAGGTGCTGGAGCGGCGCTTTTCGCGCGGGCTCAAGGAAGGCGATCTTCCCGATCTGCTGATGGTCGACGGGGGTCGCGGGCAGCTCAACGTTGCGCTCGACGTGCTCCAGCGCCTGGGCGCCGATGCGGTTTCCGCCATCGGCATCGCCAAGGTCCGCGGGGACGGTAATCGCAAGATTCGGGGCCAGGAGCGCATCCACCTGCCCGGGCACGAGGATTCGATCCTGCTGGACGGCGCGTCGCCGGCCCTGTTTCTGCTGGAACGCATCCGCGACGAGGCCCACCGCTTTGCCATTTCCTACCACCGGACGCTGCGCAGCCGCGCCATGGGGGAGTCGAGGCTGGATTCCATCCCGGGGGTCGGCCAGGTCCTCAAACAGCGGCTTCTGGCGGAATTCGGCAGCGTGGAGCGCATCCGCAAGGCCCCGCTGGACGTGATCGCAGCCGTGCCCGGGGTGTCCCGCCGCCGGGCCCAGGCCATCAAGGATGCGCTTGGCTGA
- a CDS encoding PAS domain S-box protein, with amino-acid sequence MSPNVHESLDAERVARLFKALIQNAFDVIKVVDTSNRTIFTSPSVTAVLGYDPRELLGTNPLAYVHPEDTDLALRALERVKQSMGVVRVGAIRARHKDGSWRTIEATVQNLVDDEDVRGVVMNYRDITERVSVELELRRTHDRCEKAFQNSPDSITISYLDTGEFVEANDGFVRITGYARNEVIGRTSLELGIWKDPQRRRELAETLAREGHVRDFPMDVVIKDGSTRSCVVSAELIELDGRRCLLAVTRDMTDVRLADERLRETTEKLRRDHVEMVRKNIALNEVLEHLQKEKDQYRHELCCNVENLVLPMLNRLRDERAIPAAEYDRLTQTLNKVTGLHIDQFKNNISKLTPRELDILEMIGAGRSSKQIAEGLGLSPQTVHKHRQSIRRKLQIDHREINLAAYLRSQK; translated from the coding sequence ATGAGCCCGAACGTCCACGAATCGCTCGACGCCGAGCGCGTTGCCCGACTCTTCAAGGCCCTCATCCAGAACGCGTTCGACGTAATCAAGGTGGTCGATACGAGCAACCGGACCATCTTCACCAGCCCGTCCGTCACGGCCGTGCTGGGGTACGATCCCCGCGAGCTGCTCGGCACCAACCCGCTGGCCTACGTCCACCCCGAAGATACCGACCTGGCGCTGCGCGCGCTGGAGCGGGTGAAGCAATCGATGGGCGTGGTCCGGGTGGGCGCCATCCGCGCGCGCCACAAGGACGGCAGCTGGCGGACCATCGAGGCCACAGTTCAGAACCTGGTGGATGACGAGGACGTGCGCGGCGTGGTCATGAACTACCGCGACATCACCGAGCGCGTGAGCGTGGAGCTGGAACTGCGCCGCACCCACGATCGCTGCGAGAAGGCGTTCCAGAACAGCCCGGACTCCATCACCATCTCCTACCTGGACACGGGCGAGTTCGTGGAGGCCAACGACGGCTTCGTGCGCATCACCGGCTATGCACGCAACGAGGTGATCGGCAGGACCTCGCTCGAACTGGGCATCTGGAAAGACCCCCAGCGGAGGCGCGAACTGGCCGAGACCCTGGCCCGGGAGGGCCACGTGCGCGACTTTCCCATGGACGTGGTCATCAAGGACGGGTCCACGCGCTCGTGCGTGGTCTCTGCCGAACTGATCGAGCTGGATGGCCGCCGCTGCCTGCTTGCGGTCACGCGCGACATGACCGACGTGCGGTTGGCGGACGAACGGCTGCGCGAGACCACCGAGAAGCTGCGCCGGGACCACGTGGAGATGGTGCGCAAGAACATCGCCCTCAACGAGGTTCTCGAGCACCTGCAGAAGGAGAAGGACCAGTACCGCCATGAGCTGTGCTGCAACGTGGAGAACCTGGTGCTCCCCATGCTGAACCGGCTGCGGGACGAGCGGGCCATCCCCGCCGCCGAGTACGACCGCCTGACCCAGACCCTCAACAAGGTCACCGGGTTGCACATCGATCAGTTCAAGAACAACATCTCCAAGCTCACCCCGCGCGAGCTGGACATCCTGGAGATGATCGGGGCGGGTCGGTCATCGAAGCAGATCGCGGAGGGCCTGGGCCTTTCGCCGCAGACGGTCCACAAGCACCGGCAGTCGATACGCCGCAAACTGCAGATTGATCACCGCGAGATTAACCTGGCGGCGTACCTCCGGTCCCAGAAATAG
- a CDS encoding Rho termination factor N-terminal domain-containing protein gives MDVDSLRKMTVAELREEAKKLGDVKGISSMKKDDLVQLLASGGSSTSAPSRGGKSSARDVPTLKLLVRELKAKRAEASSKGQKAKVTEYNADLHTLRHRLRRAARRRRKTS, from the coding sequence ATGGACGTCGATTCGCTTCGCAAGATGACCGTCGCCGAACTGCGCGAAGAGGCGAAGAAGCTCGGTGACGTCAAGGGGATCTCCTCGATGAAGAAGGACGACCTGGTGCAGCTGCTCGCGAGCGGCGGCTCCAGCACCTCGGCGCCGTCGCGGGGAGGAAAGAGCAGCGCGCGCGACGTCCCCACGCTCAAGCTGCTGGTGCGCGAGCTGAAGGCCAAGCGCGCGGAAGCGTCGTCGAAAGGCCAGAAGGCCAAGGTGACGGAGTACAATGCCGACCTCCACACCTTGCGCCACCGTTTGCGCCGCGCGGCGCGCAGGCGCCGGAAAACATCCTGA